In Streptomyces sp. NBC_00448, the following are encoded in one genomic region:
- a CDS encoding UvrD-helicase domain-containing protein yields the protein MPQLAFANSFWESYDVLDKPVKAGVRKAMAKFQKLTVAELHADKGLHLESVDKARDPRMRTIRINDFWRGVVLAPDDGSDVFLLINVVPHDDAYTWAAKRLYTVNTATRALEVRNVVAIEQLTPALEKAAAAAPALLLAKYSDTVLKELGIDDQVLRAVRTVVDKPQLEAFGTLLPEDQFEVLQYLAEGFSPEEVYRDVVAERRPADATPEPVQDLASAITNTASRITLVTGPDELTDILDKPFAAWRVFLHPSQRRVAYRVSYGGPVQVTGGPGTGKTVVALHRVKHLLSRSPAGRVLLTTYTNALAAALRENLALLLDGDEEQLARVDVTTVNAYAHRTVTELGGRAPSPIGDREERQIWQQVRKRLDLPWTEQFLAQEYRHVVLAHDLRTLDDYLAAARPGRGTPLSATRRKLLWPAVEMFTTKLRARGSLTHLQVCAEAARLLVAAKAQYDHVVVDEAQDLHPAQWRVLRAAVAPGPDDLFITGDPHQRIYDSRVSLGSLGISVKGRTSRLRINYRSTEEILAWSTGILGPVPVEDLGGEGNDSLAGYRSLLHGRKPHIGGYGSEQAEVAALVERVQDWIAQGIRPAEIGVCTRFNVLLDRCHDKLVGAGVPVVRVKDNLGPDTDGVRLATMHAMKGLEFRAGAVLGVTATVVPFAREITPVEVDGLQHETDLLRERCLLFVACTRAREALAVSWSGTASGFLPVHG from the coding sequence ATGCCGCAGCTGGCGTTCGCGAATAGCTTCTGGGAGAGCTACGACGTACTGGACAAGCCCGTCAAGGCCGGTGTCCGCAAGGCGATGGCCAAGTTCCAAAAGCTCACTGTCGCCGAACTCCACGCGGACAAAGGCTTGCACCTGGAGTCCGTGGACAAGGCCCGTGACCCGCGGATGCGGACGATCCGGATCAACGACTTCTGGCGCGGAGTCGTGCTCGCTCCCGATGACGGCAGTGACGTCTTCCTGCTGATCAATGTGGTGCCGCACGATGACGCGTACACCTGGGCGGCCAAGCGGCTCTACACCGTGAACACGGCAACGCGCGCCCTGGAGGTCCGCAACGTCGTCGCCATCGAGCAGCTGACCCCGGCCCTGGAGAAGGCCGCGGCCGCCGCGCCGGCGCTGCTGCTGGCGAAGTACTCCGACACGGTGCTGAAGGAACTCGGCATCGACGACCAGGTGCTGAGGGCGGTGCGGACCGTCGTCGACAAGCCGCAGCTGGAGGCGTTCGGAACCCTGCTGCCGGAGGACCAGTTCGAGGTCCTGCAGTACTTGGCCGAAGGGTTCAGCCCGGAAGAGGTGTACCGGGATGTCGTCGCCGAGCGGCGGCCCGCCGACGCCACACCTGAGCCCGTGCAGGACCTGGCGTCTGCCATCACCAACACCGCCAGCCGTATCACCCTGGTCACCGGCCCCGACGAGCTGACCGACATCCTGGACAAGCCCTTCGCCGCCTGGCGAGTCTTCCTGCACCCCTCGCAGCGCCGCGTCGCCTACCGGGTCTCGTACGGCGGACCGGTACAGGTCACCGGCGGCCCCGGAACGGGCAAGACGGTCGTGGCCCTGCACCGCGTCAAGCACCTGCTGTCCCGCTCGCCCGCCGGCCGCGTCCTGCTCACCACCTACACCAACGCCCTCGCGGCCGCACTGCGAGAGAACCTTGCGCTGCTCCTCGACGGCGACGAGGAGCAGCTCGCCCGCGTGGACGTGACGACCGTGAACGCGTACGCGCACCGGACCGTCACCGAGCTCGGCGGCCGGGCGCCCTCTCCGATCGGTGACCGGGAGGAGCGCCAGATATGGCAACAGGTCCGCAAACGCCTGGACCTCCCATGGACCGAGCAGTTCCTGGCGCAGGAATACCGGCACGTGGTGCTCGCCCACGACCTGCGCACCCTCGACGACTACCTGGCCGCCGCCCGGCCTGGACGCGGCACACCCCTGTCGGCGACGCGAAGGAAGCTGCTGTGGCCGGCCGTCGAGATGTTCACAACCAAGCTGAGGGCGCGCGGCTCGCTCACGCATCTCCAGGTGTGTGCCGAGGCCGCCAGGCTGCTCGTCGCAGCCAAGGCGCAATACGACCACGTGGTGGTCGACGAGGCCCAGGACCTCCACCCAGCGCAGTGGCGGGTCCTGCGGGCGGCCGTCGCGCCCGGCCCGGACGACCTGTTCATCACGGGCGATCCGCACCAGCGCATCTACGACTCGCGGGTGTCGCTGGGCTCGCTCGGGATCTCCGTCAAAGGCCGCACCAGCCGGCTGCGCATCAACTACCGCAGCACCGAGGAGATCCTCGCCTGGTCCACCGGCATCCTCGGCCCCGTCCCCGTCGAGGACCTGGGGGGAGAGGGGAACGACAGCCTGGCCGGCTACCGGTCCCTGCTGCACGGCCGCAAGCCGCACATCGGCGGCTACGGCTCCGAGCAGGCGGAGGTCGCTGCCCTCGTGGAGCGGGTCCAGGACTGGATCGCCCAGGGGATCCGTCCAGCCGAGATCGGTGTCTGCACGCGCTTCAACGTGCTGCTCGACAGGTGCCACGACAAGCTGGTCGGCGCCGGGGTGCCCGTCGTGCGCGTCAAGGACAACCTGGGGCCGGATACGGATGGCGTGCGGCTGGCCACCATGCACGCCATGAAGGGCCTTGAGTTCCGGGCCGGGGCCGTCCTCGGGGTGACCGCGACCGTCGTGCCGTTCGCCCGCGAGATCACTCCGGTCGAGGTGGACGGGCTGCAGCATGAGACGGACCTGCTGCGCGAGCGGTGTCTGCTATTCGTCGCGTGCACCCGCGCCCGGGAGGCGCTGGCTGTCTCGTGGAGCGGGACGGCGAGCGGGTTCCTGCCCGTGCACGGGTGA
- a CDS encoding McrC family protein: protein MTTPAVIELVEHAPAVSRPLPDPVGRALAATRIIDAAPDPYAPGKWVLRAGSKVGAVTLDVPGGGPVTLRIIPKVPIARLFFLLGYSRDPRGWRDGQVEVAEHRDLQPALAYAVERQVDRALRQGPLQGYRAVEDTSIVVRGRIREAEQIRRRFGARLPVEIAYDEFTTDIAENRILGAAVDRLLRLPGVPRDVRRRLLHQRVRLAGITPLVRGQALPTWRPTRLNSRYHHALHLARVVLEDSSAEHAAGGLRIDGFLFNMNKLFEDFVTVALREAYRGTDRSCRLQDSHHLDEAFAIRLKPDFVLYGPERIPQAVVDAKYKAEKPDGYPDADLYQMLAYCTALGLPEGHLVYAKGNAPHTAHRVRHAGIVIHQHALDLDQAPAELLGEVRSLAYRIAADLRI, encoded by the coding sequence GTGACGACCCCGGCCGTCATCGAGCTGGTCGAGCACGCCCCGGCCGTCAGCCGTCCGCTCCCGGACCCGGTCGGCCGGGCGCTCGCCGCCACACGCATCATCGACGCCGCCCCTGATCCGTACGCACCAGGGAAGTGGGTGCTCCGGGCGGGCAGCAAGGTCGGTGCCGTGACCCTGGACGTGCCGGGGGGCGGCCCCGTCACCCTGCGGATCATTCCCAAGGTGCCCATCGCCCGACTGTTCTTCCTGCTCGGCTACAGTCGCGACCCGCGAGGCTGGCGCGACGGACAGGTGGAGGTCGCCGAGCACCGCGACCTGCAGCCTGCCCTGGCATACGCGGTGGAGAGGCAGGTGGACCGGGCGCTGCGGCAAGGGCCCCTGCAGGGATACCGGGCTGTGGAGGACACCTCCATCGTCGTACGGGGCCGGATCCGTGAGGCTGAGCAGATCCGGCGCCGCTTCGGCGCGAGGCTGCCGGTCGAGATCGCGTATGACGAGTTCACCACCGATATCGCGGAGAATCGCATCCTGGGTGCCGCTGTCGACCGGCTGCTGCGGCTGCCCGGGGTGCCCCGCGACGTACGCCGCCGTCTGCTGCACCAGCGAGTCCGCCTCGCCGGCATCACCCCGCTGGTGCGCGGTCAGGCGCTCCCCACCTGGCGTCCCACGCGCCTCAATTCCCGCTACCACCACGCCCTCCACCTCGCTCGCGTCGTGCTGGAGGATTCCTCGGCCGAGCACGCCGCGGGCGGGCTGCGTATCGACGGGTTCTTGTTCAACATGAACAAGCTCTTCGAGGACTTCGTGACGGTCGCCCTGCGCGAGGCGTATCGGGGTACGGACCGCAGCTGCCGCCTCCAGGACTCGCACCACTTGGACGAGGCGTTCGCGATCCGGTTGAAGCCCGACTTCGTGCTGTACGGGCCGGAGCGCATCCCGCAGGCCGTGGTCGACGCCAAGTACAAGGCCGAGAAGCCCGACGGCTACCCCGACGCCGACCTCTATCAGATGCTCGCCTACTGCACCGCCCTCGGCTTGCCGGAGGGCCACCTCGTCTACGCGAAGGGCAATGCCCCGCACACCGCACACCGGGTCCGGCACGCGGGTATCGTCATCCACCAGCACGCGCTGGACCTGGACCAAGCTCCGGCGGAACTGCTGGGTGAAGTCCGCTCCCTCGCCTACCGCATAGCAGCTGACCTGCGCATATGA
- a CDS encoding N-6 DNA methylase: MKDDARSTSDPLITGAEIARLAGVTRAAVSNWRRRYDDFPAPAGGGTTSPLFRLTEVRAWLAKQRKGQDVSDEVRLWQSLRGAYGDDLIRGLAAVARLLSDGTPPPGLAPEISRQTVEVAENTSKTELIAALAERFLDSTRRAGSDQVTSPRIVQAVRHFAGTVPNSASIVDPACGIGSLLLSLGPASGPTRHGQEVDPAMAEFAQIRATLTGRVPSDIRAGDSLRDDQWPDLQADLVVCDPPVASPDWGREDLLLDARWELGTPSRAEGELAWLQHAYAHTAPGGRTIMVMPASVAYRKAGRRIRAELVRRGILTQVVALPPGTATAHSLPVHLWFLLRPNPDGAQAVRMVDLTANSPDGPLDPEPDQTVDVPLIDLLNDTVDLTPGTHVRGTHRDYLTEYANLRSQLQDQLHALDALLPHLAPGSGPGTLDNASVSVADLARAGLVEYTDGDPASASDQLDTDYLHGFLLSPANKRRSTSTSGAFRVDARGSRIPQMGIEDQRRYGAAFRALQEFEERTRQLAKLSGQATALAHEGLTNGALDPALEGA; the protein is encoded by the coding sequence ATGAAGGACGACGCTCGTTCCACCTCTGATCCGCTGATCACCGGTGCCGAGATCGCCCGGCTGGCCGGAGTGACCCGTGCCGCGGTCTCCAACTGGCGGCGCCGCTACGACGACTTTCCTGCGCCTGCCGGGGGCGGGACGACCAGTCCTCTCTTCCGCCTTACCGAGGTGCGTGCCTGGCTCGCCAAGCAGCGCAAGGGACAGGACGTATCCGACGAAGTCAGACTCTGGCAGTCGCTGCGCGGCGCGTACGGGGACGACCTCATCCGGGGGCTCGCCGCGGTCGCCAGGCTCCTGTCGGACGGCACCCCACCGCCAGGTCTCGCGCCCGAGATCAGCCGGCAGACGGTGGAGGTCGCCGAGAACACATCGAAAACCGAGCTGATCGCTGCTCTCGCCGAGCGCTTCTTGGACTCCACCCGCCGGGCCGGCTCCGATCAGGTCACCTCCCCCCGGATCGTCCAGGCTGTGCGGCACTTCGCTGGCACCGTACCGAACAGCGCGAGCATCGTGGACCCGGCTTGCGGGATCGGCAGCCTTCTCCTGTCCCTCGGCCCAGCATCCGGCCCCACCCGCCACGGCCAGGAAGTCGACCCGGCGATGGCCGAGTTCGCCCAGATCCGCGCCACCCTCACCGGCCGTGTCCCCAGCGACATCCGGGCCGGCGACTCGCTGCGCGACGACCAGTGGCCCGACCTCCAAGCGGACCTCGTCGTCTGCGACCCGCCGGTCGCCTCCCCCGACTGGGGCCGTGAAGACCTCCTCCTCGACGCCCGCTGGGAACTCGGTACTCCGTCACGCGCCGAGGGCGAACTCGCCTGGCTCCAGCACGCCTACGCCCACACAGCTCCCGGGGGCAGGACCATCATGGTGATGCCCGCGTCCGTCGCCTACCGCAAGGCCGGCCGCCGTATCCGCGCGGAACTCGTCCGCCGTGGCATCCTCACCCAGGTCGTCGCCCTCCCGCCCGGCACGGCCACAGCCCACTCCCTCCCCGTGCACCTCTGGTTCCTCCTGCGCCCCAACCCGGACGGCGCACAGGCCGTCCGGATGGTGGATCTCACCGCGAACTCCCCGGACGGCCCTCTCGACCCCGAACCCGACCAGACTGTCGACGTCCCTCTCATCGACCTTCTGAACGACACGGTCGACCTCACCCCCGGCACCCACGTCCGTGGAACCCACCGCGACTACCTGACCGAATACGCGAACCTCCGCAGCCAGCTGCAGGACCAACTCCACGCCCTGGACGCCCTGCTACCCCACCTCGCACCCGGCAGCGGCCCCGGCACCCTCGACAACGCGTCCGTCAGCGTCGCCGATCTCGCCCGAGCCGGGCTCGTCGAGTACACCGACGGCGATCCTGCCTCAGCTAGCGACCAACTCGACACCGACTACCTTCACGGCTTCCTCCTCAGCCCCGCCAACAAGCGCCGCTCCACCAGCACCAGCGGCGCCTTCCGCGTCGACGCCCGTGGTTCCCGCATTCCTCAGATGGGCATTGAGGATCAGCGTCGCTACGGCGCTGCGTTCCGCGCGCTGCAGGAGTTCGAGGAGCGTACCCGGCAGCTCGCCAAGCTCAGCGGACAGGCCACCGCCCTCGCCCACGAAGGCCTCACGAACGGTGCCCTAGACCCGGCCCTCGAGGGTGCGTGA